A genomic stretch from Balaenoptera musculus isolate JJ_BM4_2016_0621 chromosome 9, mBalMus1.pri.v3, whole genome shotgun sequence includes:
- the LOC118901181 gene encoding LOW QUALITY PROTEIN: olfactory receptor 2F1-like (The sequence of the model RefSeq protein was modified relative to this genomic sequence to represent the inferred CDS: inserted 2 bases in 2 codons), with the protein MCTTVLNLVPAWPTCSTRRDNPTWGSECVLMGLSRDRQTQAGPSVLFGAAHLLTLLGHGLITLLIGLDTRLHLPTYFFLGNLSIVDICYTSSGVTQMLVHFLLEKTISFTQRGTQLFFSLAXEFLLLAAMACDRYVAVCDPLLYVAVMRPRLCAGLAVVSWLVGLANASVETAVTVHLPTCGHHVLNHVACETLALIRLACVDITLNQAVTVASSMVVLLAPGCLVALSSTHIVATILRIHSSGGHHKAFGTCASHFTVVSMSYRPAPVTYVQPGSTASGKQDKVVVLFYTVVTPMLNPLXYSLRSKEMKAALSQALMRRSESKH; encoded by the exons CCTGGCCCACCTGCTCCACGAGGAGGGACAACCCGACCTGGGGGAGTGAGTGTGTCCTCATGGGCCTCTCCAGGGACAGGCAGACGCAGGCTGGGCCCTCTGTCCTGTTTGGGGCCGCCCATCTGCTGACCCTGCTGGGCCACGGACTCATCACCCTCCTGATCGGGCTGGACACCCGCCTCCACCTTCCCACGTACTTCTTCCTCGGCAACCTCTCCATTGTGGACATCTGCTACACCTCCAGTGGGGTCACCCAGATGCTGGTGCACTTCCTCCTGGAGAAGACCATCTCCTTCACCCAACGTGGAACCCAGCTCTTCTTCTCCCTGG CTGAGTTCCTGCTGCTGGCAGCAATGGCCTGTGATCGCTACGTGGCCGTCTGCGACCCCCTGCTCTACGTGGCAGTGATGCGGCCAAGGCTCTGTGCAGGGCTGGCAGTGGTCTCCTGGCTCGTGGGTCTGGCTAATGCTTCAGTGGAGACTGCGGTCACAGTGCATCTGCCCACCTGTGGGCACCACGTGCTGAACCATGTGGCCTGTGAGACACTGGCACTCATCAGGTTGGCGTGCGTAGACATCACCCTCAACCAGGCGGTCACAGTGGCCTCCAGCATGGTGGTGCTGCTGGCGCCCGGCTGCCTGGTCGCATTGTCCAGCACCCACATTGTGGCCACCATCCTGCGGATCCACTCCAGCGGGGGCCACCACAAAGCCTTCGGGACCTGCGCCTCCCACTTCACTGTGGTCTCCATGTCTTACAGGCCGGCCCCGGTTACCTACGTGCAGCCTGGCTCCACGGCCTCAGGCAAGCAGGACAAGGTGGTGGTGCTCTTTTACACTGTGGTGACCCCCATGTTGAATCCGC ACTACAGTCTGAGGAGCAAGGAGATGAAGGCTGCTCTGAGTCAGGCTCTGATGAGGCGCTCTGAATCGAAACATTAG
- the TAS2R41 gene encoding LOW QUALITY PROTEIN: taste receptor type 2 member 41 (The sequence of the model RefSeq protein was modified relative to this genomic sequence to represent the inferred CDS: substituted 2 bases at 2 genomic stop codons), translating into MFETTSTVATQLHFGCLNHSFISRQNKERTSDMTGAGGQAPRHRVVTGGGTSLHPAFAVLFVLLFVLLCVLGLLASGFIVLVLGREWVXPGRLLPSSVILFSLGVSCFCLQWVGMANNFYYFLHLVEYRGGPAWQFFGLRXDFLNSFTFWFGSWLSDLFFMKIANFTHPTFLWLKYRFPGLVPWLLLGSLLISLIITLLFFWGNHDLYKGFLIRKFSGNLTYNQRSRRLEILHFLPLKLVTLSIPCSLFLVSMAVLMNSLRRHMWRMRHSAHSLQEPSAQAHTRAPKSLISFLVLYALSFMSLIIDAAGFYSSESDWYWPWQILTYSCTSIHPFILILSHLRLRGVFRQLILLARGFWVA; encoded by the exons ATGTTTGAAACCACATCCACGGTGGCCACCCAGCTCCATTTTGGATGCCTGAATCACAGTTTTATATCTCGTCAGAACAAAGAACGAACATCAGACATGACGGGG GCAGGAGGCCAGGCACCAAGGCACAGGGTGGTGACCGGAGGAGGGACCAGCCTGCACCCAGCATTCGCAGTCCTCTTCGTGCTGctctttgttctgctctgtgtGCTGGGACTCCTGGCCAGTGGCTTCATTGTGCTGGTGCTGGGCAGAGAATGGGTGTGACCAGGGAGGCTGCTCCCCTCCAGTGTGATCCTCTTTAGCTTGGGTGTCTCCTGCTTCTGCCTGCAGTGGGTTGGAATGGCGAACAACTTCTACTACTTCCTCCATCTGGTCGAGTACCGCGGGGGTCCCGCCTGGCAGTTCTTTGGTCTACGCTGAGACTTCCTGAACTCGTTCACCTTCTGGTTTGGCTCCTGGCTCAGCGACCTCTTCTTCATGAAGATTGCTAACTTCACCCACCCCACCTTCCTCTGGCTGAAGTACAGGTTCCCAGGGTTAGTGCCCTGGCTTCTGCTGGGCTCTCTCCTCATCTCCCTCATCATCACCCTGTTGTTCTTTTGGGGGAACCACGATTTGTATAAAGGTTTCCTTATTAGAAAATTTTCTGGTAACCTGACCTACAATCAGCGGAGCAGGAGGCTGGAAATTCTCCATTTTCTACCCCTGAAACTGGTCACCCTTTCAATTCCTTGCTCTCTTTTTCTGGTCTCGATGGCTGTGTTGATGAACTCTCTGAGGAGACACATGTGGAGGATGCGGCACAGTGCCCACAGCCTGCAGGAGCCCAGCGCCCAGGCTCACACCAGAGCTCCGAAGTCACTCATCTCCTTCCTCGTTCTTTATGCTCTGTCCTTCATGTCCCTGATCATCGATGCTGCAGGGTTCTACTCCTCAGAAAGTGACTGGTACTGGCCATGGCAGATTTTAACCTACTCGTgcacatccatccatccctttATCCTCATCCTCAGCCACCTCAGGCTTCGAGGGGTGTTCAGGCAGCTAATTTTGTTGGCCAGGGGCTTCTGGGTGGCCTAA